attataccttagttactggactgttcttatctcaacctacgggagttatattctttcaattctcctccccatccctccaggagcagggggaggaagaaacgGGGtagtgagcgagcggctgcgtggtcCTGAATTatcggctgggcttaaaccacgacatggGGCAAGTTGGATGTGTTCTCTGATGAACCATGTCTCCAGAGCCTGATCCCACCACCTTGGGGCAAATCCACCACCCCAGGGCCCGAGTTCACCAACACGACTTGAAAGACACTGGTGTCTGCCCCACCCCGGCCTGCAGCGCCTGCCAGCTACGCCTCCCTGAacactgctgctcccagctggaccctgcagagcagccaaaATACCTGGATCTGCCCACAAACCACCATCCTCAGCATCGCCCAGAGCCCCAGAGCCCCAGCCCTATATGGCAACACGGCCCCACCACATGGGAGCACGCAGTCACCCAGCGCCTGCACCGCCTGCTCACACTGGGGCCGTGGGCACCTCACTCAGGAGATGACCCTCACAGGGGCCATGCAACTTTTCCCCATGCGAAACCAGGCACTGCTCAAAACCAGCCTCCAGCTTCAGTTGTGCCATCTGAGGCATCAAAGAACCATCATGGTCTCAGGCAATGTTTTCAGCACACAGATGAGGAAACCCTTCTCCATGCTTCCCTCCTGTCACCTTCCCTCACAGACCAGTCTCCTACATTATTGCGAGGGCACCAGATAACCTTACCCAGCTGCACACATAAATTTGCGGATTCCTgtgttagaatcatagaatggtttgaattggaaaggaccgtaagatcatctagttccaactcctccaccatgggcagggacgcctcactctagaccatgctgcccaaggctctgtccaacctgaccttgaacactgccagggatggagcattcaccacatctttgggcaacctgttgcagtgcctcaccaccctcacagtgaagaacttcttccttatatctaacccgaacttctcctgtttaagggtgaacccgttaccccttgtcctatcaccacagtccctaaggaagtatccctctccagcatccttataggcccccttaagatactggcaggctgctctgaggtctccacacagcttctcttctccaggctgaatagccctGACatcctcagcctgtcttcatacatgaggtgctccagctcccttatcatGTTCCCCTTCTCcgaacttgctccaacagctccatgtccttaaGTTACAGTGTTAACTTTCTGGAGTATAGAAGACAGGATCATCTCAGTGCCTTGGTGACAGCACCCATACAGCTGTGCCTGCCTTGAAGCGGGGTGAGAGGGGAGAACGGTGAGCAGCATTCCTGACTGTGAGACAGGCTGCAGATAAGGATTTTGGCAGAGGAAGTGGTAAGGCCCCTCTGGCAGAGTTCAGAGCTGGAATTTTGCTCACCATTTCCTTTGGCGGGAAGTCTCTATCCCGCTTAAGTTCTTAGGCAAgttcttcattttattctaGCCGCATTTGTGGGGAGGGCCCCCTCACACACCATATTACGTCAGTAAGACAAATACAGCGGCAACCTATTTCACCATTTGCACATTAATTTTTATGGATGGCAGCAGTAGCGACAGAGTCATGCAGTTTTCTACATCTGCAGCCAGCAGACCTGAAAGCACACCTCTGTTTCCCCTCATGACTATGCGCATTGTAAGGCTGGAGTTAGCAGCATACCACAGGACAGATGCCTATAGCGAGCTGCTGGTTATGCAAACAGCTTTATAACGTGCTGAGGAGAGGGAAGTGAGCAGAGGAACACGGACTTCCACTCTGCAACAGGCATCAGCTTCATGTTATTCTTGCTCTGTTCATACTGTATTATAGCTACTCTGGAAATTCAGCACCTGGCCTCCTCGCTAATGTTTATGCAGTTAACTTTGTATACAAGatgtgaaagcaaaacaaacagattCTCAGTACAACTGATATGAAGTGTCGATGAGATAACACCGATGTCTTGTCATCATACTAACTGCATCTCTTccactttgttttcttattcCAGTTTTTGTATATGTATCACATACTGTAATTCTAAAATGATCTGTGAAGTCTGATGAGAACAATTCTCCTGTTTGAGAGCCAAAAGAATTCTCCTGTGCTGCATCTGACTCCTttccagagaagaaagcagagattgggaaaagcaacagcaagagaaacaggaaaaagaaaacaacaatcaTAAAGttcctgaaaaagaaggaatggCAATGGGCAACTTTGGGAaattttagtttttcctttgtcatctttttttttgtggaagatCTCTGTCCCTATAATCCAATTCATCTATCAACTACAACATCTACTGAAATCAAGAATGCAAAACATAAGACTGCAAACCGTGCAAGAATAACCAGACAACACACCTAAACAATTCTCTCGGAAAACACCAGAGTGCACTACTGCATAGTTGAGATGATTTACAGGCAGACTAAACATTATTATTGACACGTGCATTTGGTCTACTTCACACACTGCAAATGGTGATTTTCTTAGTTTCAGGTACTTGATTTTAAGGCAAACAGACTTGATGCTCAGTGTTCCTTAACACCTGAATTTCgtgttgtttttctctgctgtcaaAACCAGGCTAAATGAAAATAGGTATCAAAAGACAGTGGTACTGAACACAAATTTATCCAGGATGATGCACTCGACTTAATGATGGGATCTGCCATCAAAAGATACTTAAGAAAACTGTCTCTCATTTGATAGATCATCCAAGAGCGTTTTTCACACTCTAAGGAGACACAGATGCTAACAGAGGTGTTCATTATTAAATAACCAGAActtttaagctttcttttctgtttccattgtAACTCATATAATCATTCAGGCCAGAAGGCACCTTGTGAGGTTTGTAGTCCAACCTTCTGCTTAAAGCAGGGTGATAGTGAATTCAGACTATGCCGCTTAAACTTTGTCTACTTGGTCTTGAAAAACTCCATGGATGGAGATTCCAGAGCCActctggggagcctgttccTGTATTTATCCTCCTTACAGTGAATGTTTTTCCTCATACCAAGTCAGAACCCCATCTGTATCAAGTTGTGaccatgatttctttttctgctatcACAAAAGCCAATGAAGAGACTAGCTCCGTATTCTCTATAGCCTCCTCATACACACTGGGGGGTAGCTATTAGATACCCCTaaagccttctccaggctgaacaataCCCACCCCCCTGGCCTTTCCCCACAGGAGTGTGCTCCAGTCCTGACTATTCTGGTGGCTTTCCATTACACTCACTTCAGTCTTTCTTGGATCTTAACTATGTGTGTTACATATGCATCCTTTTACACACAAGTTCTCCAAATgcataattttacttttctttgagGCTTACCGTGTCAGAGTAGTGAATATTCATGATGCCTCTGTGGGAACTTGAATGTGAGGCTCTTGAGGGAGGTGGACTACCTCATATTGCACTGAATtaacagcagaggcagcaggccTGGGTATCAGGGGTCTCCCTGGTTGCAGGAATCCAGACAAATGTTTTTGCCTGCTGTTCCtgtcaagaaaataaagacaaattctACCTCCACTTGAGCGGATTTCCTGAGGTGCTTACGTATTATGGGGACTAATAGGTTAAACTAAAATGAATGGAACAGCAGGTTTCATTCATTCATGAGGTACTTGAAGGTTGCATTAGACTCACCACAAACACCTCTCTATTCATCCTTTCATTAATGAACAGCACTTTCATACCAAGAAGGTAACTGAAATGACACGACTGTATGTTTCTAGTGCTAAACACAATTAAATGGTAATGTAGCTGATACAATCACAGCGCTGTTACACTAAGGTGGGGGATTTCAGCTACCATccagattttaaacattttgaaagcaagatCATTAAACTGACTTGTTGAGGGTGCATAGTATTGCCTAATGAACTGCAGTCCAAGTCATGCATCACTTCAGTACGAAAATCTTCAcgtatttgaaaaatacagtgcCTATATTTTGGACACTGAATGTTTTACATAAAGTATTTCCTGAAAGAGGGGCCTCTGGTGCAAGACTATTCGATTTCTAGTTTCAGCAGTGAAGCTTCAGGTGGTCATTTCAGACTACTGTCTGTCAAGTGCAGAGCCctgtgcagcagagctctgctctaGTGAAATGAGGCAAGAGTTCCCCAGGAAATAGTGCGCTAGCACTTTCGACATCTACTAAGTGGAATCAACAATGGCTGTGTATGAAAGACTGTATCATCAAGAGTTCTACAAGTGTCAGACAACTTCGCTGCCTTCTGTGCTCCATGCATATACATGAAAGAGTCTTCTGTTAGTAAACCAATGAAacctcctcttttctcctgctATCAGTACAGTGGGTGACGGATTCTCCCAGActtctttaaatgcaaaacactgTCTCATTTTTGAGGGCATCACTGTTGTAGGGGATACTATTGCAAAACAGTCACTGTGCAGCATGGATTTGTTTCATAAAAGAGaagtttcaaaatgttttaaaaacacatctcAAGGAAACCCTCAACCTCCCCTTAATGTTTCCAAATAGTTCCCATTGTAATTGATGAATTTAATTGATGTTTGCAAATCAATTACATTCATTTCTATGCCAAATAAGTGAATAGGTGTACTGCTATATTTTTTCTATACTCACTGCACGAGAGCCTGGCAAAgcttttaattgaaattataAATTAAGATTAACCACATTAGATTTATGGCTGACAAAAATACAGACTTGAGTTTGCATGTGAGGAGCAGCCAAGCTCTGTTTCTGCACTGATCCCATGTTCATTGCTTGGTGTTCCTGTCCATATCTTTTCAAGAGGGTTGGgaacagaaaattattccagtttttCATCTGGTATAAGGTACAAAGTTTAGTGATTAGACAATTACAATCTGGAATTATCAAGTGAGAATTACCAAGCTGTGAGTAAAGCTGGAGAAGTACTTAAGTGTAACACCCAGCAGAAACTGTTGACAGTAAATATAGAGCACTACTAATTTCTGTGGTATGAAGTTTTTCCAGTTATATCCCTGCTGTGAAGCTCTCTTGGGAACACAAGGGAttattgttaaaaaataatctgagtACAAATCTCTGACAACAGGCTATTAGgtctgctttgtgttttgatGAGATTTATGCAAGTGCCCAAGTGTATAGATATGAATTACCTTTCAGAATGTTTACTGAACCCAAACAGTAATATTTCCACTAACAAATGCTAATAACAGTGAACTCTGCAGATGCATCACAGATGAACACTTCTAATCTGCTATCTTTGGAAATGTATTCTTACATTACTCTTATTTCTCCaatccttcctccctgctgtcTGTAACTTATCATTGTAATATAAATGtaataacactgaaaatattaatattaatgaaaacatgttcACAGTGGGAAAGTAATGACTCAAGCTTGTAACTTCTCTCACACATTTTACCAACAATCTCTTAAGAAACAAGTATCAAATACCACGACTTTATACAAGTAGcaccatttaaaattttaagaaagcaCACTGAGTATGTTTTCATACATTTTATTGTTTGCACTAACTGTAGCATCATTTACAGCTTTCATCTCCAACACATTGAAGAGAAtcagcacacacaaaaacctAGTCAAGTTCAGCACTCCTGAAGTGGAACCTTGGTTACATAAATGCTGTACACCTTGGTGTGTAACAGACCTAGAACAGTTAGTTCATCCAAACACTTTAAGTACAGTCACTCCAGCTTCATGCATTTTTCAGGGCTgttaaaaagttttattttagaaaaaaagctaCAAGATTTACAGAGATGActcatttttaaaccaaaattctTACGTCTAAATTATTAAACTACACCAAGGACCCTTCTTCAGCTGTAAAAATTTTGCTCTgcaagacaaagaagaaaaaaaagattagtcACTTTGCTGCATCAAGCACAAGGAAGATCAGCAGCAGCCTAAACACTTGCTGGTTCACACCTCATCTATTCCCATTTCTGTCAAAATTTTGCCAGGTTCAGTCACCAGTTCCTGGCTCTTTCTGAGCTGAAATGGAAGTGGGTATAAAACCAACCACTTCTGTGAGGGCTTTGCCTTTTTAAATCCTGGCTGAAAACCTGAGACTTGCCAGACAAGCGCCCGCATGCAATCCCCTATTGCCTCTACAGAAGCTTGCAAACAGACTCACAAACCAAGACAGTCCATTTGGTTTTACTCATTTCTTTTAGTTGTTTATGAACtccttaaaattaaaatggttaATTATTACCTAGCCATTTTGATGAACAAGCTTTATCCTCTCAATTTCTGAATATAAGTTTAAATTGTTCTAGCTGATGCATTTGTTATTGGATCTGATGCATTTGTGTTTATCTTACTTCACTGGCTTAAATCTGAAGGTCAGAACAAGAGGGAAGGAAtgacagaaggcagaaaacaagCCCAATTCAAACAGGTAGAACCATAGAATTACTAGCAGATACAACAAACATCTCAGTACGCACTGAAGACCCCACAGGAGGCTGTGAGGGAGTCCTTAGCTAGCAGCCATCACTGGAGTTTACGCTGTCCAGTCCCTCAGAAGCCACAGTACAGGCTTTGCCATGTTAGATTTTAGTGAACAAGCCTAGACCCTCCCTGTCCACACCCCTGAAAGACCCGCAggatcaaaataaaacaaaatcacaacAGGATTATTCTGGGGTATATTCTGCTGTGCTTCAAGATGGGAGTTTTACCTGAAGTGAACCCTTAACCTCTGAAGATTCCAATAATGTAGGAGCAGAAACCATGCAGGGATTCCCAGCAATGTTCCCGGGCCAGTTTCattgcttctgtttcattttcagaccCTTGACCACGTTGGGTTGGTTTTATAAGAGGTAGTATTGGAGGTTTCAATATTTTCTTAGCCGAGCTTTTCCCTGCTCCACTCCCAGAAGTGGAAGTTTTCTGGACTGATTTGACCTGGTTTGCTACATCTTCTGGCTCCACACCAGCAGCTATTTGCCTCATGAGAGCTGCTGAGGGAGCCTTTTGACACATAGTGATCTTCAACACTTGTGTGGATTCGCAGGCATGCGGGAGCTTTCTAAGTTCCATGGCGATCTGGTTCCAGTAAATCTTTGGGTTGTTTCTGAAAGCACGACAGACTGATGGCTTGCCAGTGAATTCACACCAGTAGGTCATGCCTTGGCTTTTGCATTCAATTCTAAGTTTCATTTCCTCATCCCCACTCATGCTCATTGTGCAAACATCTTTGGTTTTAGTCCGAAAATTGATTACTTCAccattgcttcttttctttggcTTCACCTTCTGTCCCAATCCTCCCATGCCACAGATCACTACTaggaaaagaagagcaaaactCTTCATGGTGAGAGGAGTTGACTGAGATCCTTGAGCAACACGATCCGAAAAAGTGGAAGCAGTAAGCGGCTGCTCACAATTTAAAGGCTTGGTGCACAAAGGAGCCTCTTACCAGCAGAACATGGGATggaaggtttatttttttaaaaataaaaataataaatcacaCTACAGTAAGCATGTCCCATAATTTATAGCTTGAGGGAGTGTCAAATAACCTGTGAACTCCCAAGAAGGCAACAAGACAAATCTTGTAAATGCAGTTAAATACAGAACGACAGTTGTATAACCGAGAAGCACATTTCTATCCAGGATGAACATGTCATACTTGatttttaacagatattttCCATTCTCCAGCTGCTTTATAGCTAGCTATCTTCATGCCAGAGCTTGTAAGACCATGttgaagtaaaaaaagacaaaagtgcCATAGCAATCTATGCAGCTACATCTGGGTGATTAAAACGTGTCTTACTAATAAAGGCTGATTTGTGAAATGGGTTTTCTGTGGATTTGCAGAGTAAGGATCCAACATTAGCACTTCGTCAGCACATGACACATGTCAGCACAGTGGGGACACGTTGAAGAATCAACTGCACATTCTTTGAGCTGTAAAAGATTTTTAGACTTGCAATATTTAAGCATAAGGAATAAAGCTTTAGCAAAATAAGGTATTACAGCCTCAACATAAACCAAACATTTGGAAGTTTATCATCACTGTCACACCATGGGTTATTTTCAGCCAACAGAGCAAGACAACAGAAGTAGCTTATCATGGGtctcagcagcagggaagagacCCCAGAGCATGTCAGATATTTGTGCTTTATCACCTTCCACCTTTTTTCTAAATAGATGTTTTCCTGTTCATAATAAATGAGCtgtaaaaatgcaataaaacaaaggcaagagaatagaaatattttagtgCAGAGTCCTGTACTAGCAGTTTCTGCTGCAGCAACTAAAAGCAGAGCTAAGGAAAATCATGGTAACTCTCCTGGCATTCAGGATGTCATGAGAAGAATCCCTCCCATGCTTCTGCAAGCCACGGTACATTTCTGGCTAATAAGACCCCAGCAGACGTTGCTTTTGAAGACATGTACGATACACCAAGTCTGACCTGAACAGCTTCTGGAATGCTGAGCATATTATTTAAGTATGCTTGAATAACTGGAGTGCTAGAAACCCTGGGTATAAGAATGGCCATACACAATGGAATAGCACATCATTTTGCATACCTAGCTGTTCAATAGGTactgataaagaaaataagggAAAACCATTCATTTAACACAGACAGTgaagctgaacagaaaaatataattgcAAAAGGTGCTTCTCTAATACTTGACAGTACAGTCCCTGGCTGTTGTGGCACCCTAGCTCATCTGAGAGTTGTCTGCTTGAAGATGGAGCCACTTGGAACAGCCATTTTGGGTAGCCTGAACCTCGTTCTTCCAGTGAATGTGCCATGAAGTTCCCCATGACTAAGTACCGTTTGACAGAGAGAATAACAtagctttcttttcatctcctcTCTAAGGCTAtttcaataacatttttaatagagGTCTCATTTCTAGCTTCTTGCCATTTGTACCTCCTGACTGTTTCTTCCAAAGGACAGTGGTGTGCCTCTCCAGTCGTAGGAGTCTCAAGTCTTAAGAGAAACAGCGATGGTACAAACCTACTTCAGATTTACAATTCactcttttattgttttctggAGGGTCTTCTTGCTCATCATCCAGCCAGACGGAAGAATCTTGTTGCCCACCTCACACTTCACCACACCTTCATTACAAGACATCCCTACTGCAAGCACTCAAATGCCtattaatatttaacaaatgTACTATTTACACTTGGTTATGGCATAACACCACTCACAGTTCCTAAATTAGAAACTAAAGCCATTCATCTCTCTTGTTCTAATAATTGTTAGAGTTCGAAACTacttaaaagttattttatgcCAGTTTCAGatcttttgttctgaaaatttttaaagtgtaatCATGAAAACAAATCAGACTACAAGGATAAGAAAATACCAAAGCTTGGACTCAAGAGCTCTGGTATATTCATGTATTACAGTTAATACGTTACTGCTCAGTGCTTGCCTTGCTCCCATCTGACATGTGCGTCCTCTGTCTGCTGTGCTTCACATGAAACAGCTCATGGTCTGTTGTATCAGTGGAAAACAGCTGTCCTTTTACAAGTTCAGTCAGGATGCCAGCAGTGAACTATGGGAGCTGAAGAACTGGCAAACATTTAATTCTGCTGTCACTGctacagcaacagcaacaacaggCAAGCGGTAACATCTTGAGCACTTGCACGTTACGTGGATATCTACAACTCATTAGCTCGAATCCTACCATCTCTGCATAATCTTTGTGGAAGCTGGAAGCTCCCTCATTCAATGTTCTTTCAGCCCTTCCGGCTCCAATTCTTAGTCTCTTATGTTGCTTAAGCTAAAGTCATTAATAGAAGTCAAATatagcagaaatatttaatcatggtaaaaaaatatcattttcatAAGATGTTAACTCAGCGCAACTCTTCAGAGACAGGTCTACACAACAAAACAATTGTGAATCAAACATCAGGTAGTTAagcaacttcttttttatttaaatgaactgGGAAACTGGGAattttctcaaattaaaaatagaaacttttaaaaatttgcaGTTCTGAACattacatatacacatatgcTACATACTGGCAAttagaaatgtttccatttatgacctaaaaatgaaaagtttaagGTTATTCCAGGTTAAAGACTGGTATCACTTTTCAGCATGTCTTAAAAATTACATGACTGTTTGACAGAATTACCCCTACTTCAAGCCAATGAACCTTGTTGGAAACAAAGTTAACAATACTGATTGATATATGAAGAGACACTATTTTAGATCAATATACACAATTAATTCACTCACCTTAATGTTTTACTCTAGTAACAACAGAGATACTTTTGGGCCTTGTTGATGAATTCTGCTGTTAACTAATTCAGCAATGCAATTGTATGCCTAAATTCAAGGCAGTAACTCTAGTAGTAGAAATGTTACCTCCAACTGTGAAACACATTTGAATTTCAGTATTAGaaatcatattttgaaattatttagcAAAAATAGTATCGCTGCCCCCTGAAAGAGCCACAGCTTAACAGTGGTACTATTAAGAACATCACAGAAGTCAATGTGAATGAGGAAAAGGGAGGCAGAAGACATAAAGCATTCTAAAAATCACCCACATATGGCATTTCTCATGCTCTTTTTGAGTACTACTGAACTCTAGAAAGCTTAGCTTTTCCACTATATTATGCATCACGGACACTCCCAACCCTCCCACCCGAAGAGTTTCAAAACAAACTTCTCCAAAAATGTCCCTTTTAGGTCTACGCTGCGAAACCcactaaatattaaataattaaaaaaagagggagaaaaacaaaactgcaacTGAAGTTCTTGGAGACACAAAGAGACACTGTGGATCCCATTACACTTCAAATTTAGTCCAAAGTGATCATTCAAGAGCACCAAATAGCAACACTGATCATGCTGGTAAATTCATTTGTGAAGAGCATTATACAATATTAAAATCTTAACTAAACACttaagttttaagaaaaatgtatataCAAAAGTCTCTGtatacaaaatgtatttttatgtaaacGTGTATGTACTGTGTTTAACACAAATCAACAATTTAAGAACTTGACCAGTTATCAGAGGATTGCTAGGTAAAGACTGTTAATCTAATTAATTTCTATACTGTGATGTAAGGTAAAAAGCCCAgtgtaaaaaagtaaaaaacgAAAACCGTTTTAATTTAAGCCTTGAACAGTGGTATTTAAGAGGCAGTGCCCTGATTGCAAAATATTCTGCACAGTAGTTTATGGCATAACATTCAATAGTACAATTGGGATTTACAGTACGGGCGACATAAAACAAGTGGCTCAGGATTTGGAAGATGAATGCAAATGCCAATACACTTGGAAGAATAATGATATATTCCCACAGAAGAATCTCGAGCCTCATTTACATAGCctggaaataaacacaaaaacaaTTCAGGGAATTTTGATGAAGACAGAATTATAATGTAATTTACATAGAATCAGGCACATATTTTCACATGAATATCAATACAGTTCAATaagtatcttatttttatttttaaaacttacagCACTCATGttacagaaagcagagcagccttCTTAAAAATAGTAAAGTAGCAACAGACCTAGAATTGACTTTAAAAGCTCATTACTTACCCCTTCATGTTTCCAGTATGTGTTACCACTGTTCCACAGAGCtatacaagaaaaaacaaaacacaaaccaaaaccatcattttcttttgccCAGGAGTGGAACAGAAATACCGTGTCTGACTAAGGCAAGACAAGCTCAGTTGGCACAAACTTTTCTCAAACTTTTACCCACTTTATCAAGAATTTTTCAAAGAGGAGTAAATAGATTCATGATTTTCTCCACCAACGTTTCTGGTTATCTTTGTTTCATGATAGAAAGAAATGCCTGGATTACTGTTCAACACCACTCCTTTGAGAACTTAATCCAGCCTCCAATTTTGCTCTCCCAAAAATGGTGGCTGCATTTGAGGTTATTTGTATCTTTGACATGTTTATAAAAACACCTGTGTGAGATACctatacaaatataaatatacctTATACAGATCTCATACTTGTATTTACATAGCTCgcatttataaagaaaaataattgcatctCTTTTCCAGCAAAATAATCCAGCTGATTCTGAAGGACAAAAACCCCCTACGGGATTCTTTACACCTGCAAAAGTACAGGTGTACAGAAATCTTTTCAAATTCATACGTCTCAAAGTATCTCCCAAAATAATTTataggaaatgagaaaaagcaaggaCAGCATAAGAGTGAAGAATTtgccaaaacaaaaattagaaacaaGACTCTATTTGCTTTGGGAATCCCAGATTGAGAAATTCAAAGCATGTACCTCTCAATTAGCAGTTTTTCAAATTATCTCATTTAGCATATAGAAGTCAGCATTGCTGAATCCTTATATTTTATTATGGAAGCCCATTTTGAGTAACTTAAAACTtaaaatttaggaaaataaagccACGACTGAACTAGTGGGTCTTtgtttaaaagattattttaggTTAGTAATTTTTAGCTTATTCAGGAACACTGAATTGACCATTCATCAATCACTGaaatatcacagaaaacatGCTATCAATGTCAAGAATGTTAACATTCATATTAAAGATTCAAAGATCAGAAAGGCACTTCTAAG
The window above is part of the Strigops habroptila isolate Jane chromosome 7, bStrHab1.2.pri, whole genome shotgun sequence genome. Proteins encoded here:
- the FGFBP2 gene encoding fibroblast growth factor-binding protein 2, whose protein sequence is MKSFALLFLVVICGMGGLGQKVKPKKRSNGEVINFRTKTKDVCTMSMSGDEEMKLRIECKSQGMTYWCEFTGKPSVCRAFRNNPKIYWNQIAMELRKLPHACESTQVLKITMCQKAPSAALMRQIAAGVEPEDVANQVKSVQKTSTSGSGAGKSSAKKILKPPILPLIKPTQRGQGSENETEAMKLAREHCWESLHGFCSYIIGIFRG